The genome window GCACGGCCTCTCAGCTGGCCTTGGTGGCCAGGGTGGCTGTGATGATCAGAAGAGGAGGTGGACACTCCCTGCCCCAGCGTGCCACCCTGGAGGAACGGGTCTTTCCCCTCCACATTGGAGGCTCAGCTCAGAGGTCTGCTCCCGGGGATGGGCTCTTTGGGCCAGGTGCTGCCTCCTCTGGCTGCCCTGCACACTGGGTATCAAGCCTGGGCACGTGCTGCTCTGAACCGTGGCCAGTCTGTTCCTCAGCCAGACAGGCGGTGGCATGAGATGGGGGCTGGCTTTATTTCCCTTTGTGCCCTGGCACCTGGTACAGGGGTGGGGATGAGATGCCGTCACAGGAagattaatacatagaaatagtGGCAAACCTAAAACTGGTACCTAGTGGGTGTTCAGTGAGGCCTGGCCATTGCTGGTGAGTGCCTGCTGCGTGGCTCCCTAAGGATCGGGGGTAGAGGCAGCCTATTAACCCGGGTCCCACAGGTAAGAGCAGTGGGAAGTGGGATGGCAACCAGAATGAACAGTGTCAACAGCCTTCTCTAGAGTCCACACCCCGTGCTTTgtcctttgtttgttttgtgaacTAAATTTGCTTTGTACCAGAGTCTGCTTCCTGAATGAGGCAGTGTGGGAGGACAGGGTCATCTTATCTATCAAGGCCAGACGTGGAAGCCTTCCTGTCTGCATTTTGGAGAGATGCCTTTAGGTGGCTTGGAGGATGGATTTGAGAGGGAGAGTCTAGAGGCAGGGAGGCCTGGAGGAGGCTGGTTGCAGGAGCAATGAAGCTTGCTCCATAAGGATAGCAGTGGACGGGTGGAGGGCCCGGGACCAAAGTCTATGGCGGGACCCTCCACACCTGGTTCCTACAAGGACCAGAGGGACACAAGGCCGAGGGGTCCAGTTGGGCAGTTTCATCCCCACAATGCTCCACAGGGACCAGCACCCAGAGGGTGTGAGTGTGCAGAGTCCATGCAAGCTTTTCTCAAGTCTGATGCTCAAAGGTCGAGAGAGGACAAGTATCCTACCGGGGGTCATAGAGCCTGTTGGTGCCCCTTAGCACATGTGTGCTTCAGGTGGCTCTGGGCAGGCTGCTTGAGGACAGACCCCACATTCtacaagatgaggaaactgaggcccaagaggGGCAGAGACTTGCTCAAGCCACAGAGCTGAGACCGAGGCTGTACAGTTGACTAGCCATACCTGTCCATCAAAACAGATGCCACAATGTCACTTCTACATCCCTGGCGCTCAGCACTGTTCCTGGCATGTGATAGGAAGTTGACAaatgtttgtgaatgaatgaatgaatggatggatggatgagtcgGTCACACAGACCAGCATTCTGGGGGGCAAAGGCATGGTCTGTGGGAAGACAAAGGAAAgcgacatttattgagcatttgtatGTGTCAGATGTTCTACCagcatcctttcatttattcctcTCGACAGCTAGATAGACCTTGCTCAGACCTATAAACCTTCTCTCCATGTGTGAGCTTCCTCAGGCCACTCAGGTCTTTGGTGAGGTACCCCTTAATACCTTGCATGGGTTTTGTCAGCAGTGAATTGATCTCAATGTCATTCTAATCCTGTTTATCTTTTCAGCCTGGGTACCTCTCGGGGGTGGAGTCCTGGGGcatcctctctcttgcatctcctgCATCCCAGACATCCAATGGTCTACAAGACTATGTTTTAACAGCCTCCTAGATTTTGCTctgttctcttctctctcatGGACCAGTACCACATCCCCCCTTCACTGCTGTCCCCATCTCATTCTTCTGATCCATGTCTTAGGGGACAACCAGAGCCCTCTTTCCAAAGTAGAGAGATGCTTGGGTTATACCCATGCTTGCTTCTAATCCTTCCATCTTCCCCTGAGACCTACAGTACAATGTCCAAGCCTGGCTTTCAAGGCTTTGCCTTCCCACCTTGGCCagtcctctttctccttccactTGAGCACCCCCAAAGTAAGAGCTGACGCATAAAAGGTGCTCAGTGACGGTGGGCTGAGTGGGGTCTCTGATTTAACCCCCAGGCAGCAGCATTATTCCATGGCCATTTGAGGGCCGTCCTGGCAGATTTAGGTGAACACTTATGACCATTAACTAAGTGGCCGAGTTGGACCTCAAACTTAGGACTCCTGATTTTAAGGACAAGGTAGCTAGAAAAAAGGTCCACCAGTTCTGAGTCAGGGGAGCTCTATCCAGAtcccagctgtgtggccctggccaAGTTCTCTGCGATTTGACTTACTCCTTTTAAAAATGGAGGTAAAAAGTTCTACCTCAGCGGGTGTTTGGGAGGATGGAATAACACGAGGTTTGCCAAGTGCTCACGAAGAATTCCCAGCACATAACATCCAAAGCAGCACCTCGGGAACAGCTGTTACCATGAGTGGGACCCCGTCCCTGTGCCCCGCCCCACACACAAGCTGCCGGGGCAGTTACCTGTCTGTGGCTCCCTGGGGGGCCGTGACCTCTGTCCCACTCCACACCTGGAGCCTCAGGGGCCTCTCTTCCTGCCACCTGGGTCCTTGGCTTGGAATCCTCGTCAGCTGAGAGCTGTTGGACTTCAGAGAAGTTCTGTGGGTGCCGTGGTCGGTGGGGCTGCAGCAGAAGAGCTGCTGGTATGCTGTGCGGAAGTCTCTATTCAGAGCAGCGTACAGGATGGGGTTCAGGGCTGAGTTGGCATAGCCCAGCCACAGAACCACGGCTTCGAAGGTCTCGTTGATGGCATTATCCCCTTTCAGCCCACGGTAAACAAAGACGGTGAAGTAGGGGAACCAGCAGATGATGAAGGCCCCCATCACGGCTGCCAGGGTCACTGTGGCTTTGTGTTCCCTGATGGTGGCTGCCCTCCAGGAGCCGACGTTATGGATCCTCTTGGCCTGATCCCACGCGATCTTGAAGATGCGGTAGTAGGTGATGCACATGACCAGCAGAGGCAGGTAGAAGGTGACCAGCCCGTCCACTAGGCCATACACCAAGTTGACCTGGACTTTGCACTTTGGGATGGTGTGATTGGCACTGCTGGTCTCAGTCCTGCTGTTCCACCCCAGGTGGATAGACAGGAAGGATAGGGTGATGGAGATGACCCAAATTAGGACCAGGGAGATGGTGACGCGGACAGGGGTGACCAGCATGGGGTAGCGCAGGGGATCTGTGACGGCGCAGTACCGGTCGAGGCTGATCATGAAGAGGTTGAGGATGGAGGCCGTGCAGAGCATGACATCTAGGCTGGTATAGATATTGCAGAAGACCTTGCCGAAGCTCCACCTGCAGGACAGCTGGTGGAAGGCAGAGAAGGGCAGCACCAGGAGGCCGAGGAGTAGGTCAGTGATGGCCAAGGACACGATGAAGCAGTTGGTCAGACTGCGGAGCCGGCGGTTCAAGCCCACCGCCAGGCAGACGACTACATTGCCGGCGATGGTGATGAGGATGAAGAGGGTGAGGACCACGCTGACGGTGATCTTCAACGCAGCAGGGTCCAGACAAAAGGAAGAGGTCGTGCCATTGGACGCCATCCTGGGACCCTATGACTCCTTCCCCTGCCTCCGGCCCCTGGCTGCTTCTCTTCCAGCTCCCCAAAGGGTCAATTATGTCCACCACTGGGCTCCAAGCTGCCCAACAGAGCCAAGAGAAGTGTACAAATGTGGAGAGGCTGCAATGACCGATCCAGTGCTGTTTTTCTAGAGGTAAGTAAAGCTGTCTCTTAGGAGGTGTTGGGCATGAGCATGAAGGAAGATGAGGGAAAGCTAGTCCTTGAAGCGAGGTTCCTGGTTCAAACCCCAGTCCTCAAATGACCCCGTGGCAGAGCCGGCTTCCTCCTGGGACTGAACAGATCTCCACTCTCCAGGTTTTGCATAGAGACTGACGCACTGGGGCATGAGTCTGGAGGTGGCTTTGGTTTTATTGGGGAGGCATCATGTGGAGACATGGCTGCAGCCTTCTCCATAGCGGGTGGCTGCTCCCATCCACATGACGGGGGTCTAGCACTGTTGCCTCTCCCTCTGGAGTCCACTGGAGAGCGTGAGCTAGAAATGCAAAGATTGAGTGTTGAGCATGTTGAAACCAGACCGAGAGTGTGACCTGATTCAAGACGAACCCTTCTAGACCTTGACCTCCCTTCTAGACGCCAGGAGGCATGGGACCAGTCCGGCACCACTCCTGAGAAGGGACAGAAGCAATCAAGATACATAGCGGGAGGAGGATGGGAGACAGGATGCAAGGGGCTGGACCACCAAGTCATCATGTGAGATACGGTTGGAGGGGCTAGGGTTGTTTATACTAGAGAAAGAAAGATCTAGACACAGACTCTAAGCTCCATGAAAACAGGGGCTGTATCTGCTTGTTCACTGCTAGTTCCCAGTACCTGGCCCCACCAGTAGGCATTAAGCCTatgatgaataaatgataaaatgaatgaaaaaataagcaaatgtaaTACATTTACTCCGATAAAGCGCCGAAAACAGTGTTCCACACTCTCGTTTTACAAAATGTCACCGTACTCTAAATGCGGCGCCAAAAGACTTTTTCAGGAAAGGGCCAGGTGGCGAATATTTTCTGTTTGCATTCTTCAAGGTCTCTGCTGCAATTACTGAATTCTTGTTTAGTGTGAAAGCACCTCCACAGACAATGTGCAGATGAGTGATCATGGCTGTGCTCCAAGAAGACTTTactatggacactgaaatttgaattttacatCATTTTCACGTGTTgcaaaatattcttcttctttgaattttttttctcaaactctttaaaacaatttcccagctaaaaatgtaaatgctattcTCAGATCATGGGCTGCACAGAACCAGGAAGAGGACCAGATCTAGCCTGCTGTCGTAGTCTGCCAACTGCAGCCCCTCTCCACACCCGCTCTTAACATCTCTCTAAACCTCACTTTCCAGGTCAGCTGGTACAGAGCTCACTCTAATGGCTGCATAACAGTCCCCAGGATGGCTGGCTGTGCTTTATTTATCATCACTCTATCACAGGTATTCCTGTTGTTTctagttccttccttcctccttccttcttaccTCCTGTCTCACGGCAAACATCACTTCAACAGGATGGCTGCACGTGCAATACTTCTTGGTTAAATCTCAGATTAAAGTCCTTCCTACTGGTGATATTCTATGATTCCAATTGATGCAAAACAAGCTAAGGCCCTGATTGATTCCTGGACCCTTTATCTCAAGCTGATCCTGGTTTTCCAGAGAGCAGGCAATCTCCTGGGATCCGGAAGTGTGCAGAAAATCAGGCTGACAGCGGAACCCCTCTCAGAAACAAGCTCATTACCATCTGACATAAATTAAGCCTCTCCTAGGTTCTTGCCTGGAGGGGTTTTGCAACCTGAATACGAGAGGCATCATTTAGTCATAACCACTGTGTTGGTGCAGGGATCACCAACTCCTGGTCACCTTCTGCCACTCTAGCAGGCTGGGCTAGAGTGGTGGTTCCTTTTTTCTTGGGGTTTCAAATAAGAACCACCCCTGTCATGTTTCTGTCTTGCAGCCTAACTCCCAGAAGTTTCCAGTGACCTTTGTGAAGGCAGGATCTTTTGCCAATCTGTGGGTAGAATGATGGCCCTAGAGGGTCAAGGCACCCCCAAGATCACTGTTACCATGATCACCGTCATTGTCACTATCACGGTTCATATAAAAAAACACTTTCTTGAACTTCCCTTTCAAATCTTAAAAGCAATGACATGCTTATTGCAGCAAACCAAGGGTCCTGAGGTATACAGGAAGGGCCAACTATTTGGGCCGTCACATACCTAAGCCCTCACGCCAGGGAGGTGACCGTTGCTCACCATTTGGTGTGATGGAGACCATACATTCTTTCTCTGAGGCTCTGCAGGTACCAGACCCATGCAGGACACTGTTTTATACACACTGCACACATTACATTGCTacttcttttcctcatttctcttaAAATTCCTATTATATAACGGACACCCCTCTGGATCACTTAGATCTAACTCATTCCTTTGGGAACCTAGGCTGTGGCAATACAAGCACCACCATGAGAAGAGCCGTGAAGAAGGACGTCTGCGTCAGCAGGTGTGCAAGTGGCAAAGAATGGGAGACAACCCGAGTGTCCATCAGCAGGGGATTGGTTCAACCAAGGATGGCACGTCTGTACTGTAGAAGAGTCCTGGGCAAGGTGATATCAtacatattaagtgaaatatcatctcatcctcacaataacccccAAGCGAGGGGAATCACTGTCTCTATTTAACAGTTGAAGAGAGCAAGGCTTGGAGAGGCCAAGTGACGTCTCACCCCATTAAGTGTCCAGagagcctggattcaaactcAGCTCACACCCTTCCAGCCTGCCCTCATGCCCGTTCTTGCACCCGACTTCAACTTGTCCTTCTAAGTGGACCTCACCAAACAGCCCTGTAATTGTCCCCCTAACTCTGCCGTTCAGGCAACCAGGACTTTGCCCAAATGCAGCACgtctcttccctc of Delphinus delphis chromosome 3, mDelDel1.2, whole genome shotgun sequence contains these proteins:
- the HRH2 gene encoding histamine H2 receptor isoform X2 → MASNGTTSSFCLDPAALKITVSVVLTLFILITIAGNVVVCLAVGLNRRLRSLTNCFIVSLAITDLLLGLLVLPFSAFHQLSCRWSFGKVFCNIYTSLDVMLCTASILNLFMISLDRYCAVTDPLRYPMLVTPVRVTISLVLIWVISITLSFLSIHLGWNSRTETSSANHTIPKCKVQVNLVYGLVDGLVTFYLPLLVMCITYYRIFKIAWDQAKRIHNVGSWRAATIREHKATVTLAAVMGAFIICWFPYFTVFVYRGLKGDNAINETFEAVVLWLGYANSALNPILYAALNRDFRTAYQQLFCCSPTDHGTHRTSLKSNSSQLTRIPSQGPRWQEERPLRLQVWSGTEVTAPQGATDRPCLCPPECWSV
- the HRH2 gene encoding histamine H2 receptor isoform X1, encoding MASNGTTSSFCLDPAALKITVSVVLTLFILITIAGNVVVCLAVGLNRRLRSLTNCFIVSLAITDLLLGLLVLPFSAFHQLSCRWSFGKVFCNIYTSLDVMLCTASILNLFMISLDRYCAVTDPLRYPMLVTPVRVTISLVLIWVISITLSFLSIHLGWNSRTETSSANHTIPKCKVQVNLVYGLVDGLVTFYLPLLVMCITYYRIFKIAWDQAKRIHNVGSWRAATIREHKATVTLAAVMGAFIICWFPYFTVFVYRGLKGDNAINETFEAVVLWLGYANSALNPILYAALNRDFRTAYQQLFCCSPTDHGTHRTSLKSNSSQLTRIPSQGPRWQEERPLRLQVWSGTEVTAPQGATDRKPAMSCTLCSSNLLSCCKSLWVLRFLQRHVGGPLEEQPGEPLSEELLRTLAQESVRMLPSEAV